Proteins from a genomic interval of Synergistales bacterium:
- a CDS encoding transketolase, producing MDLQQLGIRGCARDALDSGGEERLHEAARQCRLWALAMTTIAGSGHPAGSLSSMEMFLLTYGVADLTPENCDGLDRDHVVVSHGHTSPGVYAALAAWGFFDSREAVAHFRQAGSAFQGHVEREVPGIDWGTGNLGQGLAAGAGYALAQQLRGSTRHTYVLMSDGEQGKGQIAEARRIIVKYNLPVTVLVDWNHIQISGRVEEVMDVPIRKLWEADGWEVLHVDGHDPAALYEGLRYSRNADRPVVLLCSTRMGRGVPFMEDVPDYHGKAASAEQLEEAFAILGGDLAMFRQAGERREAEAPAKGREVAPLPVAIDIGEPITYPADRKTDNRSAFGAALADVGERNGSSPTPLAVFDCDLAGSVKVKDFAKRCPEHFFELGIQEHATATVAGAASAGGVVPVWADFGVFGIDEAYNQQRLNDINRTSLTLALTHVGLDVGEDGMTHQCIDYVGLLRNLFGWRLIVPADPNQADRATRYALGEAGNVCLAMGRSKLPVLTGEDGAPLFGGDYSFTYGAVDRLRAGDDAAILTMGHMAWRALQARELLEKQGCRCAVYHVASPLDLDREALREAARTGCVVTYEDHNVRSGLGSLIAAELCAMGVRTAFASLGVSRYGASGGSDQVIAEMGLSPADLADAVMHNLSGGK from the coding sequence ATGGACCTACAACAACTTGGAATCAGGGGCTGTGCGCGGGACGCACTGGACAGCGGCGGCGAGGAACGCCTTCATGAGGCGGCACGGCAGTGCCGGCTGTGGGCACTGGCCATGACGACCATTGCGGGAAGCGGGCATCCGGCCGGATCGCTTTCCAGCATGGAGATGTTTCTGCTTACCTACGGCGTGGCCGATCTGACGCCGGAGAACTGCGACGGGCTGGATCGGGATCATGTGGTGGTCAGTCACGGCCACACCTCTCCCGGAGTCTATGCGGCCCTGGCGGCCTGGGGGTTCTTCGATTCCCGGGAGGCGGTGGCCCACTTCCGGCAGGCCGGGAGCGCCTTTCAGGGACACGTGGAACGCGAGGTCCCGGGTATCGACTGGGGGACGGGCAATCTCGGCCAGGGGCTTGCCGCCGGCGCGGGGTACGCCCTTGCCCAGCAGCTCCGCGGTTCAACAAGACATACCTATGTCCTCATGAGTGACGGCGAGCAGGGCAAGGGGCAGATCGCCGAAGCGAGGCGGATCATTGTCAAGTACAATCTCCCTGTCACTGTCCTGGTGGACTGGAACCATATCCAGATCTCCGGCCGGGTGGAGGAGGTCATGGATGTGCCGATCCGCAAACTCTGGGAGGCCGACGGCTGGGAGGTGCTCCACGTGGATGGCCACGATCCGGCGGCGCTCTACGAGGGATTGCGGTACAGCCGCAACGCCGACCGCCCGGTGGTGCTGCTCTGTTCCACCCGGATGGGTCGGGGGGTTCCCTTTATGGAGGATGTCCCCGATTACCACGGAAAGGCCGCGTCGGCAGAGCAGCTTGAAGAGGCCTTTGCCATTCTTGGCGGGGACCTCGCCATGTTCCGGCAGGCCGGAGAGCGGAGGGAGGCGGAGGCCCCCGCAAAAGGGAGAGAGGTGGCGCCGCTGCCTGTTGCCATCGATATCGGTGAGCCCATCACCTACCCGGCGGATAGAAAAACCGACAACCGTTCGGCCTTCGGTGCTGCCCTCGCCGATGTGGGGGAGCGGAACGGCTCCTCTCCGACCCCGCTGGCCGTATTCGACTGCGATCTGGCCGGTTCCGTGAAGGTGAAGGACTTCGCCAAGCGCTGTCCCGAGCACTTCTTCGAGCTGGGGATCCAGGAGCACGCCACCGCTACGGTGGCCGGGGCCGCATCGGCGGGGGGCGTGGTGCCGGTCTGGGCGGATTTCGGTGTCTTCGGCATCGACGAGGCCTACAACCAGCAGCGGCTCAACGATATCAACAGAACCAGCCTGACCCTTGCACTGACTCATGTGGGGCTCGATGTCGGCGAGGACGGGATGACCCATCAGTGCATCGACTATGTGGGACTGCTCAGGAATCTCTTCGGTTGGCGCCTCATTGTGCCTGCCGACCCCAATCAGGCCGATCGGGCGACACGCTACGCCCTGGGGGAAGCGGGGAATGTCTGTCTGGCCATGGGCCGGAGCAAGCTGCCGGTGCTCACCGGCGAGGACGGCGCCCCCCTTTTCGGCGGTGACTACAGCTTTACCTACGGTGCCGTCGATCGCCTTCGCGCCGGAGACGACGCCGCGATCCTGACCATGGGACACATGGCCTGGCGGGCCCTCCAGGCGCGGGAATTGCTGGAAAAGCAGGGTTGCCGCTGCGCCGTCTACCACGTCGCCTCCCCGCTGGATCTCGACAGGGAGGCGCTGCGGGAGGCCGCGCGCACCGGCTGTGTGGTGACCTACGAGGACCACAATGTCCGGAGCGGGCTTGGTTCGTTGATCGCCGCCGAACTCTGCGCCATGGGGGTGCGGACGGCCTTTGCCTCTCTCGGTGTCAGCCGCTACGGCGCCTCGGGCGGTTCCGACCAGGTTATCGCCGAGATGGGGCTTTCCCCGGCGGATCTGGCCGATGCGGTGATGCACAATCTCTCCGGGGGCAAATGA
- the ald gene encoding alanine dehydrogenase yields the protein MKIGCPKEVKNHEYRVGLTPPAVSAYVAKGHEVVVQKGAGLGSSISDEEYTAAGATLLETAEEVWKGAEMIVKVKEPLPEEYDRMQPGQLVYTYFHFAADERLTKACMDKKIVALAYETVQDANGGLPLLKPMSEVAGRMSSLVGAYYLGKAYGGRGLLASGVPGVAPATVSVVGGGTVGMNAAKIAAGLGAKVNVLDVKLEQLEFLEQIMPANVFPVYSDSHNLEDCLRESDVVIGAVLIPGTKAPKLIKREHLALMKEGAVFVDVAIDQGGVAETSKPTTHSDPVYIVDDVVHYCVANMPGAYARTSTFSLNNYTIKYGLQLADKGVEAACRENTALLKGLNMYKGKVTFKPVADAFGFDADYVSAESVL from the coding sequence ATGAAGATAGGTTGCCCCAAGGAAGTCAAGAACCACGAGTATCGGGTCGGTCTGACTCCGCCTGCTGTCAGCGCCTATGTTGCGAAGGGCCACGAGGTGGTTGTCCAGAAGGGTGCCGGGCTCGGCTCCAGTATCAGTGACGAGGAATACACCGCAGCCGGTGCGACCCTCCTGGAGACGGCGGAGGAGGTGTGGAAGGGTGCCGAGATGATCGTCAAGGTCAAAGAGCCCCTTCCGGAGGAGTACGACCGGATGCAGCCGGGACAGCTCGTCTATACCTACTTTCACTTCGCCGCAGACGAGCGTCTTACCAAGGCCTGCATGGACAAAAAGATTGTCGCCCTGGCCTACGAAACGGTCCAGGATGCGAACGGCGGTCTTCCGTTGCTCAAACCGATGAGCGAGGTTGCCGGCCGGATGTCGTCGCTGGTCGGTGCTTACTATCTGGGCAAGGCCTACGGCGGGCGCGGCCTGCTCGCCTCCGGCGTACCGGGCGTTGCACCGGCCACGGTATCTGTCGTGGGCGGCGGCACGGTGGGGATGAACGCCGCGAAGATCGCCGCCGGCCTGGGCGCGAAGGTGAATGTCCTGGATGTCAAGCTGGAGCAGCTCGAATTCCTCGAGCAGATCATGCCGGCCAATGTCTTCCCCGTGTACAGCGACAGCCACAATCTGGAGGATTGCCTCCGCGAGTCGGATGTGGTGATCGGTGCGGTGTTGATCCCCGGCACCAAGGCACCCAAGCTGATCAAACGGGAACACCTTGCTCTGATGAAAGAGGGCGCCGTCTTTGTGGACGTGGCCATCGATCAGGGGGGTGTGGCGGAGACCTCCAAGCCCACCACCCACAGCGATCCGGTCTACATCGTCGACGATGTGGTGCACTACTGTGTGGCCAATATGCCCGGCGCCTATGCCAGAACCTCCACATTCTCTCTCAACAACTACACCATCAAGTACGGTCTCCAGCTCGCCGACAAGGGCGTCGAAGCGGCCTGCAGGGAGAATACGGCACTCCTGAAGGGACTCAACATGTACAAGGGCAAGGTGACCTTCAAGCCGGTGGCGGATGCCTTTGGTTTCGACGCGGACTATGTTTCCGCCGAGAGCGTGCTGTAA
- the alr gene encoding alanine racemase: MTFRPTRMEVDLEAIAGNFRTIRGYAGSGCQVFGVVKADGYGMGMVPVAEALQKAGCQRFAVATPDEALDLRKAGIQDPVLVLGPSPAEAAEELILNNIEITLFNLANAKAFSEAAKGIGQDALAHIKIDTGMGRIGFLPDAFPQAVREIRSLPGLRLSGLFTHFATADERHREYTDAQFQRYGDVLGSLREEGVGVPLRHVCNSAAFVNFPEMHLDAVRPGLLVYGMWPSPYCRQPFHLQECFRVKSALMDVRTLPARWGVSYGIRYMTRGEDQIGVLPIGYHDGLPRSLSMKGEVLIRGRRAPLVGAICMDQTMVDVSHIEDVQAGDEVVFVGCQGEDAVSPEEFAGRLGTINYEVPSLFTPRVPRRYTS, encoded by the coding sequence GTGACCTTTCGACCGACACGTATGGAGGTGGATCTGGAAGCCATTGCCGGTAACTTCAGGACGATCCGCGGGTACGCAGGGTCGGGATGCCAGGTCTTCGGTGTGGTGAAAGCCGACGGATACGGCATGGGGATGGTACCGGTCGCCGAGGCGCTGCAGAAGGCGGGTTGCCAGCGCTTTGCCGTCGCGACACCCGACGAAGCGCTGGATCTCCGCAAGGCGGGCATTCAGGATCCGGTGCTTGTCCTTGGCCCCTCCCCGGCAGAGGCCGCCGAGGAGCTGATCCTCAACAATATCGAGATCACCCTGTTCAATCTGGCCAACGCAAAGGCCTTCAGCGAAGCAGCCAAGGGCATCGGTCAGGATGCTTTGGCCCACATCAAGATCGACACCGGTATGGGACGGATCGGTTTTCTGCCGGATGCCTTCCCGCAAGCTGTCCGGGAGATCCGATCGCTGCCTGGACTCAGGCTTTCCGGACTGTTTACCCATTTCGCCACCGCCGATGAACGACACCGGGAGTATACCGATGCCCAGTTCCAGCGGTACGGCGACGTACTGGGGAGCCTTCGCGAGGAGGGGGTCGGTGTTCCCCTCCGCCATGTCTGCAATAGCGCCGCCTTCGTCAACTTTCCGGAAATGCATCTCGATGCCGTCCGACCAGGTCTGCTGGTCTACGGGATGTGGCCCTCCCCCTACTGTCGGCAGCCCTTTCATCTTCAGGAGTGCTTCAGGGTGAAAAGCGCTTTGATGGATGTCCGGACGCTTCCCGCCCGCTGGGGTGTGAGCTATGGGATCCGGTACATGACCAGAGGAGAGGATCAGATCGGGGTGCTCCCCATCGGCTACCACGACGGCTTGCCCAGGAGCCTGTCCATGAAGGGCGAGGTCCTGATCCGCGGCAGGCGGGCACCCCTTGTGGGTGCCATCTGCATGGACCAGACGATGGTTGACGTGAGCCACATCGAGGACGTTCAGGCCGGCGACGAGGTGGTCTTCGTCGGTTGTCAGGGCGAGGATGCCGTTTCCCCCGAGGAGTTTGCCGGCCGGCTGGGAACGATCAATTACGAGGTCCCCAGTCTGTTCACCCCGCGGGTGCCCCGGCGGTATACCAGCTGA